GGCGGAAGCGGCGATATTCGCATTGATGCGCCGCAGCTCTGGTGGCCGAATGGCTATGGTGAGCAGCCGCTTTATACGGTTGAAGCGAAACTCCTTGAAGACGGCAAGGTCCTTCATAGCGTGACCCAGCGCGTCGGGCTTCGCACGCTCAAGCTGGAGCGTAAGCCGGATGAATGGGGAGAAAGCTTTCAGTTCAATTGCAACGGCGTGGCGATCTTTGCCAAGGGCGCGAACTATATCCCCGAGGACGTATACCTGAACCGGGTGACCCCGGCGTCCACGCGGAAGCTTCTGCAAACCTGCGTCGATGCGCATTTCAACTGCCTGCGCGTCTGGGGCGGTGGGATTTATCCGAACGACAGCTTCTTTGATATCTGTGATGAACTCGGCATCATGATCTGGCAGGATCTTATGTTCTCCTGCTCCATCTATGACATCCATAATCCGCAGTTCTTCGATAACATCACGCATGAAGTCCGCGATGCCCTGCACCGCATGCGGAACCATGCCTCACTGGCCCTGATCTGCGGCAACAACGAAATGGAATGGGCCTTCGAGCAGTGGGATTTCCCGAAGACCAAGGAAAACCGGGTCGAGTATATCAAGCAGTATGAAGTGCTGTTCCCCGCTCTGGTCGCTGAAGTTTGCCCCGAGATCGACTACTGGCCCGCTTCGCCTTCATCGGGCGGACACTTCGATAATCCCAACGATTACACGCGTGGCGACGTGCATGACTGGAACGTCTGGCACGGCCGGAAGAATTACACGGAATTCCGGAAAAACTGCTACCGCTTCCTTTCGGAATTCGGTTTCCAGAGTTTCCCGAACATCAAGACCATCCGCAGCTACACAGCGCCTGAAGACCGCAATATCTTCAGCCCGGTGATGGAAGATCACCAGCGGAATGAGAGTGATAACGGCAACAGCAAGATCTTCCACTTCATCGCTGATTACTATCGCTATCCGAAGGATTTCGAAAGCATCGTCTACACCTCGCAGTGCAGCCAATCGGAAGCTCTGCGCTATGCGGTCGAGCATCTCAGGCAAAACCGTGGCCGCTGCATGGGGACCACCTACTGGCAGCTGAATGACAACTGGCCCACGGCTTCGTGGTCTTCGGTGGATTATTTCGGCCGCTGGAAGGCCATGCATTACGGAGCGAAGCGCTGCTATGATCCGGTCCTGGTTTCCATCAAGGAAACCCGTGACGCGGCCGAGATTCACCTCACGAACGATCGTCTGCAGCCGACTCATGGGACATTGAAGTGGAAGCTCATGACCTTGAAAGGCGAAGTCGTGAAATCGGGTGAACGCATGGTGGAATGCGCGCCTCTCAGCAATACGCTTTTGGAAAAACTCGACTTCAGTCAGGAGGTGGCGGGGCACCTGGCCCGTGATCGCTACCTTTCGGTGTCGTATCACGATCCCAAGGATCAGAGCGAGCGCTTCACCACGGCGACCTTTGTTCCTTATAAGCAGCTGAACCTGGAGGCTCCCGAACTCAAGACCGAGATTCGCGAAGGCCAAGGCGTTTGGGAAATCCACGTCACGGCGGGCAGCTGCTTTGCGAAGTTCGTGGAACTCGATCTGATCCGGGATGATGTCGTCTTCTCGGACAACTACTTCGATCTGGATGCCGGTCAAAGCCGGGTGATTACCGTGGCTCAGGCTGCGATTACGCAGGGTGAGCTTTTGGAGCAACTGCGGGCCCGCTCCCTTTTCGACTCTTACGAATGAGGCTCTGATATGAGGTACGGAAGTCTGATTCTGGCCGGTTTTTGGGTGCTTCTGCCTTCGTGTCTTCTGAAAGGTCCGGCGGTGGTGAACGAACACCTCCCGCCACCGGATCCGCGCCGGCAGGTGCTGGATGTCGCCAACTTCAGCGATGCGAACTGGGAGTACTTCGGTTTTTATGATGGCGGCACGACCTTTGAGCATCAGTATGGTGGCAAAGGCGCGGGCTATTATGATTACCGTTTCCGCGGCCTGGATCAGCCTCCGTCCTCTTTTATTGTGCGCGCCCGTATGAGCGCGGAATCGAATACGGTCGGCAAACCCGAAGAAAAAAGCGAGGTCACGCTGCTGGTGAACGGTGTTGACATCGGAACGCAGACGGTTGTGCCCGACGATACGGAAGGCCAGGTCTATGAATGGAAGGTCGAGGATCCGGCCCGTCTTCAGAGTTTGAATCTGAAACCCGGAGAGCAGAATATTCTCCGGTTCGCCGTGAAGGACAAGGCTCGTTTTCGGAATGGGATTTGTCTTTACGGGGCGGCTTTGAGCAAGGACAAAACGCGCGACGCCGTTCCCATTACCATAGAAATGCCGACAGAGAGGGCCCGATAGTATGCGCCATACTCTTTGGATAGTCCTGGGGATGCTCCTGGGCAGCAGCTTTCAAGCAAAGGCCGCGGATCTGGTCGATGGATTCGAAGACACGCTCGTTTGGGAAGTGAAAGAGTGGGGGGATGGGGCTCAGCTCAGCCTCAGCACCGAGCATGCAACCCAGGGACAGAAGTCGCTGGAGGTGAAGCTCGATCCCAATAACAAAAAGCCGGACAATAAGGGTTTGTTTCTCAGGCGCGGATTCAGCGGCCGTCCCGAGAATCTGAAGGCCGTGGAGGTCGATATCTTCAATGGCCTCGGGAAACCGATTGAAATGGCCATGGCCGTGGAAGCGGATGAATACTATGAAACGCCAAAAGTTAAGCTTCAGGCAGGTCTGAATCGCAATGTCCGTGTGGATCTGCTGGCGCCTAAATTCAAAGCGGCCTCGTCGAACTGGGAATACAAAACCGCCATCAAAAAAGGTGCGGCGATCGGCAACGCCTTCTTCGTTTTTTATTCGGGTGATATCCGTGAAGGGAAGATCTGGCTGGATAATGTCCGCGTGAATGAATGGGGCAATAGCCTCGTCCTTCTGCGGCAAAGATCAAGCCCTCGTGGGGCCCCGGGGAAGCTGAAAGTTATGGATGCTCCTGCCACGGTCAAGGTCGGTACCAAATACGAAGTGACTTTAAATTTTGACAGCCTATATCACAACCCCTTTGATCCGGATGAGATTGCGGTGGATGGGGTCTTCAACTCTCCGAGTGGACGTCAGCTGCGTATGCCAGGGTTTTTGGCGAAAGGCGATGTGAACCTGAAGGATCCCGTCACTGATGGTGTATGGAAGCTGCGCATCACGCCGGATGAAGCCGGGGCCTGGACGTTCAAAGTATTGGTGAAAAACGCGCGCGGGACTACCGAGTCCGGCTTGCAGCGTTTTACTGTGGATAATGCGCCCTTTAAAGGTTTTTTGCGCGTTGATGCCAAGGATCCTCATTACTTCAGTTTTGATGACGGGAGTTTTTATTATCCGCTGGGCCAGAACGTGGGTTGGGATTCGGATGAAAATTATAAGAAAATTTTTGCCGCGATGGGCCAGACGGGTCAGAACTGGTCGCGGGTTTGGATGTCCAACTGGAGTTTCGGCCTTGAGTGGAAGGAGATGGGCTTTTTCCGCGGGCTTGGCAACTATAACCTTGTGAATGCCGAGCGTTTGGATCGACTGCTGGACCTGGCGGCGCAGAATGGAATCTATCTGCAGCTGGTCTTTGATTTTCATGGGGCCTTCAGCAGCAAGGTGAACCCGGAGTGGATGAATAACCCCTATAATAAGTCGAACGGCGGGCTGTTGGCCAAGGCTGACGATTTCTGGACCGATCCCAAGGCGCGTGAGCTTTATAAAAGGCGGCTGCGCTATATCGTGGCGCGCTGGGGCTTTAGTCCGCAGGTGATGGCCTGGGAATTTTTCAATGAGATCAATTTCAGCGATAACTTTGAGCCGGAGAAAGAAACGGCCTGGCTCAAGGACATGAGCGCCTGGCTGAAGTCGATGGATCCGCATAAGCATATGATCACGACCTCCTATTATGATTATTATAATAAAAAGACTTACGAGCTGCCGACCATTGATTACACGCAGTATCATGCCTATCAAAAGCGGGTTGTGAAGACCATGCAGGCGGTTGTCGAACGCTTCCGACATTTCAATAAACCCTTTTTCTTCGCGGAATTCGGCGGGAATTCGGCGGATGGCGTGGATGATGCCGATAAAAAAGGCATCTTCCTGCATGCCGGGATCTGGTCGCAGGCCATGCAGCCGACCGGCGGCAACGCCATGCCCTGGTGGTGGAATACGCACATTGCTCCCAACGATCTTTATTATCATTGGAAGGCCCTTGCGAATTATCTGGATGGAATTGATCGTCGCGGCAAGGACTGGCAGACTGTCCGTGAAGAATGGGTGATTCAGCGGCGTCTCGGACTTGATGAAAAGCTTGTTTTCCAGGGTCTTCGCAGCACCGATCTGATGCTCGGCTGGGTTGCGGATAGCCGAGCGTTTCAGGCTGCCGATGGCGGGTCGCCCAAGGATTGGAGTAAGATCCAGTTCAAGGTCGAGATTCCCAAGGATGGTTTTTTTGCCGTTGAATACTGGGACACCATCAAGGGCACGGTGATTGGCAAGGCGGATATGAAGTCGCGTGAAGGTCGCCTGTATCTGACGCTGCCTGATTTTAAGAACGATATCGCGTTTAAAGTGATCCGGACGAAGGATCCCTCAAGCCTGGCAGGAACCCCATGAACGACAAAGCCCCCGAAGCATGGTATTGGCGGATCTATCGACCACATGCCAAAAGCTTTGTGGGGATGACGCTGTTTTTCATTTTGAAATCCTCCTGCGTGTGGATCTCGCCGATTATCATGGCTAGGCTCATTGATATTGCGAGTTCCAATGATCCGAACCGCTGGAATTGGGCCTTGGGTTTGGGTGGTCTTCAGATTGCTTTGGTGCTGATTAACTATCCGACGGCTTTAAAATCGGTGCAGCTGCAAAGCCGTCTGTCGCGTGGGGTGAGTCTGGATCTGCGGCTGCAGGTTTGCCAACGGATTCATGATCTGGGGTTTTTGCAGCAGGCTCGCTTTCGCGAGGGGAAGCTCTATGCGAAGGCGATCCGTGATGTGGAGATGATCGAGCAGTTTCCCAAGGTGTTTTTGAATCAGATACTGTCCACGGGGATGTCTCTCCTTATTATTCTATTCAGTATACTCTGGCGCGCGCCGGAGGCACTTTGGGTGTTTGTCGCGTCCATTCCTTTGGCTGTTTTCCTGCGGATGCATTTTCTGAAGAACATGCAGGCGATTTCAGCAGATTATCGGCTGAGCTTTGAGACCATGTCGACCAGCCTGCATAATCAAATCAGTTTGAATACCATCACGAAAGCGCATGGATTGGAAGCCTATGCGATGGCTCAGCTGAAGCCGCGGATTAATGATGTTTACCGTGTGGGGCAGAAGTTTGATTTTGCTGCGGAACGGATGGGGGCGGCTAGTTTTGTCAGTTTTACTCTTGTTCAGGTGCTGTTCCTTCTGCTTTCCATTTGGCTCTGTGTGAAAGGGAGTATCAGCGTCGGTGATATTGTGATGTTTAATTCCTTCTTTGCCTCAATCAGCGGCTCTTTTATGGGATTGATCGGTACTTTGCCTTTGCTCTCGCAGATGCGGGAGTCGTCTCGTTCCCTGGATGAACTCCTGACCCTGCCTGTCGCATATGAAGACGCGGGCCAGCCCTTGCCGCATACGCATGGGCATATTGAATTTCGGAATGTCTCCTTCCGCTATCCAGAAAGTGTGTCGGATGCTGTGCATGATATCAACTTCTCGATAGTCCCCGGGCAGGCCATCGCCGTTGTTGGACCGAGTGGCTGCGGAAAGAGCACACTTTTAGCCTTGGTTTTAGGCTTCCTCAAGCCTCAACGCGGTCAGATCCTCCTTGATGGCTTCAACCTCAGCTCCCTCAACCTCCGCGACTATCGACAACACATCGGCGTCGTCACACAAGACATCGCCCTTGTCACCGGCACCATCTTCGAAAACGTTGCCTACGGCAAACCCGGCGCCACAGAAACCGAAGTCATAGAGGCCCTTCGCGAAGCCGAGGCCTGGGGCTTCGTCTCCGCCCTCCCAGGCGGCCTCCAGGCCATGCTCGGCGAAGACGGCATTCGCCTCAGCGGCGGGCAAAAACAACGCCTCGCCCTGGCCCGTGCTCTCATCCGCAACCCCCGCATCCTGGTCCTCGACGAAGCCACCTCCGCCCTGGATGTGACCCTCGAAGACCGGCTCCAGAAAACCCTCCGTCGCCTTATGGTCGGCCGCACGACCTTCATCGTATCCCACCGCAGCCCGACTATCGTTGGCTGCGATCAGATTCTCATCATGGATGAAGGGCGTGTGGTGGCGCGAGGGACTCATGAGGAGCTTTTGCATACCTCGGCGTTCTACTCGCAGTTTGCTGCTGGTTCCGAACGCGCAGCTGCGGCTGTGAGTTAGGAAACCGCTTACTCAGGTCCCAAAGAGCTGCTGAGTTGGGGTTGGTTGCAGATTTTGATATGCTATGTAAACCCCATCCATAGCTGAGTCCGGACTTCCTGGATCAATTCCTTCTGGCTGGGAGCAGGATTGGGCATTCAAGCTTACGGCAGTTGGATTTCCACCCCAGGCTACATTTCAGTTTAGCCTGCTTCTTAAATTGCAGTTTTGCCAGTAAGTGCC
The genomic region above belongs to Oligoflexus sp. and contains:
- a CDS encoding beta-mannosidase; translated protein: LIGANHIRKMFCSFGWDWGPQIPDTGIYRDIRLVRYEKARISDLHVTQTHAKNAVTLSLASQVESWTEAQRQLEVTLTDPKGQKTSHTLPAGGSGDIRIDAPQLWWPNGYGEQPLYTVEAKLLEDGKVLHSVTQRVGLRTLKLERKPDEWGESFQFNCNGVAIFAKGANYIPEDVYLNRVTPASTRKLLQTCVDAHFNCLRVWGGGIYPNDSFFDICDELGIMIWQDLMFSCSIYDIHNPQFFDNITHEVRDALHRMRNHASLALICGNNEMEWAFEQWDFPKTKENRVEYIKQYEVLFPALVAEVCPEIDYWPASPSSGGHFDNPNDYTRGDVHDWNVWHGRKNYTEFRKNCYRFLSEFGFQSFPNIKTIRSYTAPEDRNIFSPVMEDHQRNESDNGNSKIFHFIADYYRYPKDFESIVYTSQCSQSEALRYAVEHLRQNRGRCMGTTYWQLNDNWPTASWSSVDYFGRWKAMHYGAKRCYDPVLVSIKETRDAAEIHLTNDRLQPTHGTLKWKLMTLKGEVVKSGERMVECAPLSNTLLEKLDFSQEVAGHLARDRYLSVSYHDPKDQSERFTTATFVPYKQLNLEAPELKTEIREGQGVWEIHVTAGSCFAKFVELDLIRDDVVFSDNYFDLDAGQSRVITVAQAAITQGELLEQLRARSLFDSYE
- a CDS encoding ABC transporter ATP-binding protein; this translates as MNDKAPEAWYWRIYRPHAKSFVGMTLFFILKSSCVWISPIIMARLIDIASSNDPNRWNWALGLGGLQIALVLINYPTALKSVQLQSRLSRGVSLDLRLQVCQRIHDLGFLQQARFREGKLYAKAIRDVEMIEQFPKVFLNQILSTGMSLLIILFSILWRAPEALWVFVASIPLAVFLRMHFLKNMQAISADYRLSFETMSTSLHNQISLNTITKAHGLEAYAMAQLKPRINDVYRVGQKFDFAAERMGAASFVSFTLVQVLFLLLSIWLCVKGSISVGDIVMFNSFFASISGSFMGLIGTLPLLSQMRESSRSLDELLTLPVAYEDAGQPLPHTHGHIEFRNVSFRYPESVSDAVHDINFSIVPGQAIAVVGPSGCGKSTLLALVLGFLKPQRGQILLDGFNLSSLNLRDYRQHIGVVTQDIALVTGTIFENVAYGKPGATETEVIEALREAEAWGFVSALPGGLQAMLGEDGIRLSGGQKQRLALARALIRNPRILVLDEATSALDVTLEDRLQKTLRRLMVGRTTFIVSHRSPTIVGCDQILIMDEGRVVARGTHEELLHTSAFYSQFAAGSERAAAAVS
- a CDS encoding DUF5060 domain-containing protein, giving the protein MRHTLWIVLGMLLGSSFQAKAADLVDGFEDTLVWEVKEWGDGAQLSLSTEHATQGQKSLEVKLDPNNKKPDNKGLFLRRGFSGRPENLKAVEVDIFNGLGKPIEMAMAVEADEYYETPKVKLQAGLNRNVRVDLLAPKFKAASSNWEYKTAIKKGAAIGNAFFVFYSGDIREGKIWLDNVRVNEWGNSLVLLRQRSSPRGAPGKLKVMDAPATVKVGTKYEVTLNFDSLYHNPFDPDEIAVDGVFNSPSGRQLRMPGFLAKGDVNLKDPVTDGVWKLRITPDEAGAWTFKVLVKNARGTTESGLQRFTVDNAPFKGFLRVDAKDPHYFSFDDGSFYYPLGQNVGWDSDENYKKIFAAMGQTGQNWSRVWMSNWSFGLEWKEMGFFRGLGNYNLVNAERLDRLLDLAAQNGIYLQLVFDFHGAFSSKVNPEWMNNPYNKSNGGLLAKADDFWTDPKARELYKRRLRYIVARWGFSPQVMAWEFFNEINFSDNFEPEKETAWLKDMSAWLKSMDPHKHMITTSYYDYYNKKTYELPTIDYTQYHAYQKRVVKTMQAVVERFRHFNKPFFFAEFGGNSADGVDDADKKGIFLHAGIWSQAMQPTGGNAMPWWWNTHIAPNDLYYHWKALANYLDGIDRRGKDWQTVREEWVIQRRLGLDEKLVFQGLRSTDLMLGWVADSRAFQAADGGSPKDWSKIQFKVEIPKDGFFAVEYWDTIKGTVIGKADMKSREGRLYLTLPDFKNDIAFKVIRTKDPSSLAGTP